TTCACAATTACAATAAGTGATAGGGTCAGTAGGTTTTCTAATTTCATCAGTGCGGTATGAGAAACATAGTGCGTTCCCATCTTGTTATGACCCTAGCGGTTACGTTATGTGAACCCCATTATTTTTGTCCAATCACAGGAATAGATCTACCATCTCACATTAGACTGACCTTCTAAGACCTTCAGTCCactaataagataaagaCTGATGACTTTCATTTAACAGTCCTTCAGACTGATATATAAATCATATCAGTCTAAATAGGACTGGCCTCATTATACTGTCAGTCCTTATAGAGACCTCTAGTATATAGACCACATtcattagcacttttatagattctagctcactagctatcaataaaacttctttacattaattaagcctaacacgcattgaATCTACCATTAAGAGATATAACACTTCAATAACGCTTAGTACCACACTCTATACAATCTGCTAACAATAAACTtagcacggcttagtttaCTATAGTTGGAAAACCCACCGTCACactctctttcttttctatCTTTTATTTTCCTCTCTAGAAAATCTTCACTCTTTCTTATTTACTATATTTTagtcaaaaagaaaacaaaatGGCAAAGATAGCTTAAatagttaatactaaccctatcctaaccctaaccaTTGCAAAAGCTATAAAGCTTTAGCTACTGGGTAAGGAAGAAGTCGGTTGTTCTACAAGGGGCATAAACATATCAGTTCTGAGCAATGTGCTCATTACCCTTCACCGCGAAGGTTGGGTGGGGGGCCGCAAATTGGAACTGGATCATTAATTTACAATGaatatagtttatttataCATAATGAGCCGAAATAAGCCCAAACAAGGTGTCCAGAAGAGTCGTCTATATACCGACTGATGAGGCTATGTGATGGGAGAGGAGAAGTGGGAGTCACCGGGTCGTACCATCTACCCATATCCCAAGTGACCATTCCACCCGCCTCCATCCTAGAATCGGTTGGAAGGGAGCCTGACAGGTTGCAGTTAGACACAAGCCCTTTCTAGAACGTCATTGGTACGGGGACTTACCATTTGCCTCGCATCGTAATTACAACCCAGGGGTTACCCTCCTCGTCAATATCTTTCTCGACCTTGGTGCCGAAGCGGATAGCGCTCATGATACCGTCGCCGAATTTCTCGTTAAGGATAGCCTTGTATGCGTAGCCGTAGTTCTGGACAACCTCGTATAGGCGGTAGATAAGCGGCTCAACAGGAGGCATAGGGCCAGAGTGACCACGGTTAGGGAACACACCCATAGCATTAGTTAGCATTGGCAGGGGTAGATCGAGGAGCTGGGAGAGTTTCTCGATGTCCTCATCTGTAGCAGTAGTTTGGGCATAGAACAGTGCGGCGCATGCTACTTCGCTGCGCCCAAGATGCTTGGCAATAGCCTCAAAAGTGAGGCCTTTTGCCTGCTTGGCCTCGAACAGCGCGGTACAGTGAGGTGGAACCCTCTCTGCGATGAGCGGCTAGCAACTAAGGTCAGAGTCTTCTTGCGCCGCCTGTCCACGGGATGAGAGAACATACGTCGAGAGTTGCAAGTCGTCCTTCGAAAGACATTATGAGGGATGTAAAAGATATCGAGTGATAATTGTTTGCTGCTTGTGGAGTAGCGAGGAAGAGTAGTTGACTGGGACGAGGTGTATCAGGTATTTGTTGTGTTGGTTGTGATGGTAGAGGCCTTGATGAGAGATAGGAGAATCGGATGATGCCTGGTATTTTATAGTCCCTCGCAAGTCGCTTCTTGCTGCGACGCATGGTCTGATGTCATGCCGAGGCGACCGAGGATATGTGTGCGCTCCCTCATAGGCGAAGCATCAATGATGGTACACTATACGCAATGAATGAACTTTGTCGATGAAAGGGAACAACACCCCCCTTGCTCTGACTTGGTCTCAGATATGGTCCCGAAGGTTCTCCGAGTCGGTGTCTTCGAGGATGAGGGAATGCTTTCTCCGCGGCCCCATGCTTTGGTCGCATAAGGATCCTGATGCTGGCATCAGGATAACTCTTCTGAGCACGAGAAAAAGTCGCCCGCTGATCCGTTGTCTCGCTGTGTCAGCCCTGTGTCAGCCCTGTGTCAGCCCTGTTTCTGGTTAGTGTCGATGTCGAGCATCTCGGTGGGAACGGAGGTGGAGATGTTGGACCCTTGCCCCACCGACTCCAGGCACATGGTCGAGGAATTTATCGCAGACATGAATGGCGACATGGGCAAGCCTTACGACTGCACTATTGTTTGAGACATTGGACATTATCAAACGGAGTTCTCGAGGCAATTCTTTGCGAGCGTAGAAATTGGCTTACTGTTTCCGAGTCCCTGAAAAATCTACCCATCCCGCACGGCAGTCCTTGTCTCCCACTTTATCCCCGTAAGATCCGATGCGGCGCTTGCATCTTTGGAGACTTGGAGAGGCGCAGTTGCCGGGCGTCCGTCACCATCTCCGAAAGTCGACAGGAGCTTTGGCGGAGCGGCCGACGACATCGCCGCTTACCGGAATCACTCAGTCGCGAGAAATCAGATGCAACTACAAGGAACCCCCAACACCATGActgctttttcttctcgaCCACTTGCTTTTCTAACGAAACCCACGCATCTATCACCTTGAAACGCagtcttctcttcattcCCCTCTCAATTCTGCAATACGCATATCTGAAAATTGGCCCATCATGGCTCAACGGGACGTCAGCGAGTATTTGCGACAGACGCATGCTCGCATCTTcgaaaacaacaagaagTGGGCAGAGCAGCAGCGCGCCAACAACCCCGGGTTCTTTGACAAGATCTCCGCCGGCCAGAGCCCCGAATACCTTTGGATTGGCTGCGCAGACTCTCGCATCCCGGCTGAGCAGGTCACAGGCCTGGAGCCCGGCGAGGCCTTTATTCACCGTAACATTGCCAATGTTGTTCATAATATTGATCTAAATGCCATGTCTATCATCAACTATGCTGTGCATCACCTTGGCGTCAAGCATATTATTGTTTGCGGACACTACGGCTGCGGTGGTGTTCGGGCTGCTATGACTCCCAAGGATATGGGTTTACTCAACCCATGGCTGCGAAACATCCGCGACGTCTATCGTCTTTATGAGAAAGAGCTCGATGCTATCACCGACGAGGAGCAACGGTACAACCGCCTGGTAGAGCTGAACGTGCGCGAGCAGTGCCGAAATATCGTTAAGACTGCTGAGGTCCAGCAATCATACGCCAAGAACAGCTTCCCTATTGTCCATGGCTGGGTGTTCAACCTCCACAATGGCCTACTGACGGATCTCAAAATTGACTTCCCTGCCATGCTCAAGGACGTCCAGAAGGTCTACAACATCACTGAGGAGTAATCAAGACTGTTAAGAGTGGGTTGTGTACGGTTTATGCGCTGTAGTAGTGATTCATTAGTTTGGTGGGGGTACGGATTGTTGTCGCTTTGGGTGTGGTTTGACGCTGGCGGGTCGGCATTACTTGGGGTTGTTCACAGAGAGAGCCCCAATATCGAGTTGAACGGAGTTGTCGTGATAAGTCATCAATATACCATATATGGTCTAGATACTAGCCTTCGTCATTGTAAACTGCGTTGCAAGTGTCCTTGTTCCTTGGAGGAGGTAAACATCAACATATGGCATACTCTGCATTAGAATGACGAATAGGGATAGAAGTTTAATCTAGATACAGATATATTCAGCCCACTGCATTAGCGGGGCTGGCAACACATGGTCCAGAAGGTCGGGAATCGGAGAGGATGATGCCGGTGAAACATCGGAGTAGCGAGTAGGATGAGCATGTACAACCAGGGTGGCCATTTAGTCAGACTTAAGTCAGACTTGAGTCAGACTAACTAGTCACTAGTCAAAATTAGGAAGTGACTTAAGTCAGACTAGTGACTAGCTAGTCATGACTAACTGGTCAGTCAGACTAGTTAGTCTGACTTGAGTCTGACTAAATGGCCACCCTGTGTACAACTAAACGTACCACTCTTAGTCTGTGTCAGGGATTTGGCTATCCAAGAAGAAACTTCATACGGCCCTGTAGGGATTATTCAGCTGCACTCTGCAGCAATAGATCACATCGTTACTGTTTTCGGAAATATTATCGTGCCGAGAACAGCCGAGCTGCGTAATGATTTGTATGGGAGGAATGAAGGGCTCATAGTCAGCAACAAAACTAGCGTTGGGTGACCTCCTCCACTTATTTCGCGCTCACATTCTTCTTAAGGATACCCGGCGTCTCTGACAAGGCGTAGCATGATTCAGGGTTGGGGCCGGCCGGCCGCTACGTGGGATAAGTGGGGCAGTGAACGGCGCTGATAAGTGGGACGGAGGAATAGCTGAGGTACTAACGCTAGACTGACGTTTGATCTACCGAGTctactaatataaatatttctCGGCTCGTCCGGAACCTGTTTACTCGGTCGATTCACACGCATCAAGTAGCACATTCAAGCAAAGGCATCAAGTCACACACATTAAGTTGGAGGCAGAATCAGAAACAACTTCAAAGATGAGCAACCAGGAGACCAGGCCACCTTGCCCCCCTTTCACCCTCGAAACGGCACAAATTAAGGTCAAGGCTGCGCAAGACGGATGGAACAGCCAGTAAGTTAAGGCTACAGGACGCGAATGGTCCCTCGCTTACGCTGGGTACAGAGATCCTGCAAAGGTTAAATTGGCGTACACGCCCGACTCCATCTGGCGTAATCGTGACCACTTCCTTCAGGGCCGCGATGCGATCCAAGAATTCCTGACAAAGAAGTGGGAGAAGGAGTCTAACTACAAGCTCCGAAAAGAGCTCTTTGCATTTACTGATAACAAGGCAAGTTTATGAAGTGCAGTGACTGCAGTCGTCTACCCGTTGTCGTGCAACATGAAGAGAATCCTATTCTGACGAGTCTCTACAGATTGCGGTGCAGTTCTGGTATGAATGGACTGATGCAGCTGGGCAATGGTGGAGGCCCTACGGACTTGAAGACTGGACTTTCGCAGACAATGGGCTGATGCGAAAGAGGCAGATGAGTGGCAACGATGTGAAGATTGCCGAGGGAGAGCGTTGGTTCGTTGATGGCGTCGATGTTAACACCGTTGACATTGCAGAGAAGCATTGGTAGATGCGGCAAACGTGCAAATAGTATGATGAGTTTCGTCGAATTTCAGATTTTCTAATTCGTGCACGCGCGTTATTCCTTTTTATCTCTACTGATTTTGATTCAAGATTAGCATATGGATATTTTCAAGGTTGCTTATGATGGGAAAAGGGTATATGCTATTGTAATAAGTGTAGGCATTTATCCTTGAATTGAATCTTGACcgggttagggttaggatagggttatATTAGGCTATGGAAAGCTATCTTGCTCAAgtgctatttatataaggatTTATAAAGAGTATAAAGGAGAGATATATAAAGGAGATAAGACAGAGATAAGAGAGAtaagaagaaataaagatagagagataaaaagaggtaaaagagatataaatataagaagGATAGATAGGAATATAGGTAAGATATAGATAGgaaagagatataaatagGGGAGAGATAGAGATAGGAAAGAGATAGAGATAAGAAAGAGATagagataagaaagataTAAAGATTAGAAAGAGATAGAGGTAAAAAAGAGATAGAGGTAAGGGAGAAATAGGGAAAAGAGATAGGTTAAGAAGGAAGATAGGTTAAAAAGAAAGATAGGTCTAGGAGCGCGTTCTCCTAGGTAGATCTCGAGCTATAGAGGCAGCTGAGATAGCCCTAGTCTTAGTCAAGGTAAGGCCGATAGTTGAGTCTAGCTGTGAGGCTGCAAAGGGACCTAAGAGCTCTTGGAGCTTCTTGTAGGTCTGTGAGGTCTCCTGATCCATAAGGCCGCctgctgagaagatgagagGGTGGAAGAAGGCTCCAAGAGACTGATATTTCCGCCTTTTCTCACTAGCAGCTTCCTTCAAGGTGCTATAGGGGTCCTCCTTTGCAGAGTCCTTGGAGATAGCTACGATTTGGATATCATAGAAGTAGCGGCTATTTCCAATAGTGACTGCAAAGTCTGCCCGGAGGGAGGAGTCTTGCTGGACTAGGGGTTCGATCTCGACCTCAAGGTCAGGCCGGCTGCCTAGGGCTTTCACAAAGGCCCTATTAACAGCATTATGCCTTGCAATCCACCTTCTGCTAGCTCCCTTGCAAGTATCCTCATGGCCTAGGCTAGCTATAGCACCACAGGCACTACAGGGCAGGTCTAGAGGCTTGATAGGGTAGAAAAGTCTGCTTCTAAGGGCTTCAGTGGTCTCAGAGTCTGTAAAAGAGTGGGGTTTCTGTGTAGGTAAGACTCTAAGCCACTTGCGGCCTAGATAGCTAGCATTCTCTAGCCTGGCTTGCTTATAGGAAATAGGGAGGTCTTGGAGGAAGGTTTCTAGCTTAGCCTCGTTTAACTCTTTAAAAACCTCTTTAGCTGATTTCCCTTGGTCTTGACTAGGGTTTTGGGCTTCTGAGGTAGATAGAGAGGGGTAAGATGTAAAAAAGCTAGTAATACCTGTAAGGATCTTCTTAGCTGTTTCCTTAGCTGCCTGATATAGGCCTTGGGCTAATTCCTTATGCAAAGGAAGCCCAAGACCTCCTTCCCTTACAGGAAGGGATAAGAGATAGGGATCAGGCTCTTTAGGACGCTCAGCTGGGCTCCTAGCTACTAAGGCCATAATAGCTTCCTTGATAAGGATATCAGCTCTTTCCCATAGGTCAGATAGACCTTCTGGGTTAAGTTGCCGAAGGAGGTGCCGTAGAAGGAGGTGGATACTGCCTCGTAGGAGAAGGAGGGAGTGTTGCTTAGGCAGGTCTTGAAGAGCAGCTATAGCCTGCTGTAAGGTATCTAGCTTTTCTTCTAGAAATGCCCTTTTGCCTTCTAGGGGACCTATATAAGTACCTAAGGTCTTAAGGCCATGGTCTTTAAGGTCCTTCATAGCTATTTCCTTGCTTTTAGCTAGGTTAAGCTTATAAGGTGATTTCTCTAGTACCTCTCTAGCTATATCTAGAGATCCTTGGTCTTTAGATAAGATATAAAGGTCATCTAGATAAGCAACTAGGGTTGCCTCTGGAAGCTTTCTAGCTAATTCCTCTAGAGTAGGTCTAAAAGagagggaaaagagaagTGGTCCTATTGGGTCTCCTTGCCTAACCCCTTTAGAAGAGGCTATGGTTGAACCATCTGGAAGGACTAGCAGTGAGGGGTTATTATAAGCCCAGGTTGGGGCCCTATAGAAGGTAGGGGCAAAGGAGGCCACTGAGGATGCTATAGAGGGTCTAGCCCCGCTGTTAAAGGCGTTGTGGAGGTCAACTGAGGTGATATATTGGAAATCAGCCTTATTTGGGCCAGCTATAGCTtcctcaagaaggaagatagCTGGTTCTACTCCTCCTGGGCTGCTAACGCCTAGCTGGAAGGGCAATAGCATAGAGGAGCTAAAGGAGGTCTTTAAGATTGCTTTCATAGCTACCTTATAGATAAGATCTCCTATAGCAATAGGTCTAATACCTCCATCTGGCTTCTCTAGGCCGATAAGGCGGCTTGCACATAATAGGTCTGCCCCTGGGGCTGTTCCTTGCCTTATCATATCAGCTAGTAGCCTTAGGAAGGCTATAACTGGGGAATCTGCCTTAGATACTAGGTTCAGAAGTGGCCTAGTCCAGCCACTAAGGCCGGgggctttttcttttcctaTAGTAGCTATAGAGGCAAGGATAGCTTCCTCTGCAATAGGTTGGCCAGGTCTTGGGCGAGTCTTTCTTGAAAAGGGGTCCTTTGAGCCTATTGGGTGTTTTTCAAGTAAGATGGCCCTGTTTTCAGCTGAATCAGCAGCTATAGGGGTAGGGTCTATaagagctcgagaagccCGTCCTAGGAAGCCTCTTTCTAGCATCTTAGCTGCCCTCTTAGCAGGGCTAGGGGCTGTTTTCCTTCCTTGAGAAAGGGAAAAGGGAGTGCTTTGAGCTGGGCTTTGTAGGAGGCTTTCCAGGGTCTCTAGGGAAGGGATATTAGAAGGATAGGCTCGGAGATAGGTAGATAAATCTCCTTTCTGAATTCCAAGACCTAAGATTCTAGGGAGGATAAGGAAGTATAAGAGGGTTTTCCTCCGTAGGTCTCTTTATAAAGGCCTCAGCGGCTTTTTGAGCAGCTATCTTGAAAATAGCTGCTTGTCTAGCTTGTAGCTTTTTCTCTACTATGGGGATTTTTGCATAGGCTAGAAGCTTCTGTATAGATCCCTTAGCTAAGATTGGTGCTATAGCctcttggtgttgctgctgaaggTCTGGGGGAGGGGAAAGGGGAGTCTCTAGGTCTAATAAGATATCTTCAAATCCTTGCGATATAGATCTGTAAGAGGActtggaagaagatcttgaagaagaccTTGAGGAGGACCTTTGAGATGACCTTGAAGAAGACCTAGCTGTAGCCTGAGGAATAGGTCTAGCTGGGGTCTGGGGGATAGGTCTAGCTGGGGTCTGGGGGATATGTGATATAGACCTAACTGGAGACTGAATAGAATCCTCTTCTATAGGACTAGAAGGGGGAATAATAGCCTGAAAAGCAGTCTCTTGCCTAGGTCTTCCTCTTTCAGCTATAGGAAAGGCAGGGATTTCAGGAAGGTCTGGGAAAAATAACCTAGATTGGTCTTCTGGAAAGAGGCTGCTTTGGGGTGGGCTAAGAGACTGAGAGCTTAGGAGAGGGTGAGGGCTAGGGCTGGAAGGCTGCTGCCTTTGCCTCTGTGAGGGTCTTGCTATCTCTGGGGAAGGGGTTTTAGCtggccttttccttctaGCAGCTAGCTCTTTAGCTAAGGCTATTGTAGAtggatgaggctgatatTGGGCCCTAGTAGCTGGATAGGTCCTTATCCTAGGAAGAGTAGAGATATTTGAAGTCCCTCTTATTCCATGGATTTTAGCACTATGAGCCTTGATGCCCTGGGCTCCTTGGCAAGCTGTTGAGCAGTGTGGGCACCTAGCTAGATTTAGAGGTTGTAGCTGCTGATCTGTATAGGCTTCGGTGGGGTGTTTTTTGCGGATATGCTCTAGAATATCCTACTCAAGAATTATCTGCAGAAACGCATTGCGTTTCCTGTTTTTGACCAATCACCGTGTAGCATTTTCGCCCCATAGTTCCCCGATGGAAACGCACTGCGTTTCTTGTACCACACTCATGAAATTAGAAAACCTGAAACACGAAACGCGTCGCGTTTCCGTCGGCTGACCCTTGTCGTGTTCAACTTGACTACTTCGGACCGGAAGAAAACAACATTCATTACCATCTTCTACTGAAACTCACATGTTTTATAGTATCTAATCTATCTCCGCCATTCCATCCTCTCTATTACATTTATATATGCTTAGTTATAATGGCCAGCTCTTCTATTCACGCGCAACAAAGTCACCCCACTTTGCCTCCAGcaaagctgcagaagctcgaAAGGCTCAGCCTTTATTACAATTTGCCGGAAGCAGCTATTATATGTACTAAATGCGGTTTTGCTTTGAGTCCTAAACGCGCATCGGAGCATCCGGGCAAAAAGCACGGCATTGCCAGATCTGCTCGGCATGGCCTCAAGCCCCTCCTATCCTCATTACACCTCCCAGACCCAGACACCTTGGTCCCCAGGCCAAATGGATCACGACGCCATCCATGCCTTACAGTACAACAAGGCTGTT
This genomic interval from Fusarium oxysporum f. sp. lycopersici 4287 chromosome 3, whole genome shotgun sequence contains the following:
- a CDS encoding cyanate hydratase; protein product: MSFEGRLATLDPLIAERVPPHCTALFEAKQAKGLTFEAIAKHLGRSEVACAALFYAQTTATDEDIEKLSQLLDLPLPMLTNAMGVFPNRGHSGPMPPVEPLIYRLYEVVQNYGYAYKAILNEKFGDGIMSAIRFGTKVEKDIDEEGNPWVVITMRGKWLPSNRF
- a CDS encoding carbonic anhydrase, whose product is MAQRDVSEYLRQTHARIFENNKKWAEQQRANNPGFFDKISAGQSPEYLWIGCADSRIPAEQVTGLEPGEAFIHRNIANVVHNIDLNAMSIINYAVHHLGVKHIIVCGHYGCGGVRAAMTPKDMGLLNPWLRNIRDVYRLYEKELDAITDEEQRYNRLVELNVREQCRNIVKTAEVQQSYAKNSFPIVHGWVFNLHNGLLTDLKIDFPAMLKDVQKVYNITEE
- a CDS encoding hypothetical protein (At least one base has a quality score < 10); amino-acid sequence: MKDLKDHGLKTLGTYIGPLEGKRAFLEEKLDTLQQAIAALQDLPKQHSLLLLRGSIHLLLRHLLRQLNPEGLSDLWERADILIKEAIMALVARSPAERPKEPDPYLLSLPVREGGLGLPLHKELAQGLYQAAKETAKKILTGITSFFTSYPSLSTSEAQNPSQDQGKSAKEVFKELNEAKLETFLQDLPISYKQARLENASYLGRKWLRVLPTQKPHSFTDSETTEALRSRLFYPIKPLDLPCSACGAIASLGHEDTCKGASRRWIARHNAVNRAFVKALGSRPDLEVEIEPLVQQDSSLRADFAVTIGNSRYFYDIQIVAISKDSAKEDPYSTLKEAASEKRRKYQSLGAFFHPLIFSAGGLMDQETSQTYKKLQELLGPFAASQLDSTIGLTLTKTRAISAASIARDLPRRTRS